In Archocentrus centrarchus isolate MPI-CPG fArcCen1 chromosome 21, fArcCen1, whole genome shotgun sequence, the following are encoded in one genomic region:
- the mcf2lb gene encoding guanine nucleotide exchange factor DBS, which translates to MILWMKTEEMALGELLVRLRTVTQSIDEIMQLDSSPLHAADITPDLKKKFAFLSGGRGDNGSPIIVFPEFPAFGEITDREFHNVLTYLTSVPSLSSTSVGFILVIDRRQDRWAAVKGTLLRIAGAFPGNLQLVLVLRPTTLLQRTLSDILFKFNKEEFKMKVPVIMLSSITELHSYIDRTQLTQELGGTQEYCHEKWISHRTAIEGFALMVKKTAQILQSFGTELAETELPNEIQATTILLSTHTSKKEKMKEDILVALGQGSRLLESINEPVVRDPDHNMNQDELENLATVQRLLSQLDETERAFDEFWVRHQTKLEQCLQLRHFEHNYREVRALLDQVSEKLATFSEVGISPAHADHIFSELTTYEEKVCEVLDRATALSHEGDELIQKSHYAEDSIQPKCSELRTISETVNSNLRAKKDHLLKAMELHHRLERASKWVDDGIYLLASQPVDKCQSHEGAELALQELERYLDNAGENQLTDLSTIWKDYEAVLNQQFRDQVEKVFQKQVSMQEMFDKRRVSLKKLAAKQTRPVQPVAPRPEAFIKSPLSSPARRAKQEKKCSETDLGNNCEKGNGHLKNGDSGSRHASLSEEEENLAVLRRHVMNELLETERAYVEELLCVLQGYASEMDNPAMSHLIPAPLQNKKEVLFGNMPEIYHFHKRTFLRELEQYTDCPELVGRCFLERMTDLQIYEKYCHNKPRSESLWRQCSDCAFFQECQKKLEHKLGLDSYLLKPVQRITKYQLLLKEMLKYSKGCEGADDLQEALTSIVGILKAVNDSMHLIAITGYEGNLSELGKLLMQGSFSVWTEHKKGHAKVKDLARFKPMQRHLFLHEKALLFCKRREENGEGYEKAPSYSFKQSLSMSAVGITENAKGDNKKFEIWCNSREEVYIVQAPTAEVKTTWVNEIRKVLTTQLEACREASQQRAPEQAAHVPPVPTGNISLSPFKSSQKSNKKGEEKKAEPCSPDVNSSSSVKPAGKDEGVTSPTSDRAAVAKKRFTLQGFSNLKAQKGSPTSPDHKTKRQSDPTPFGFKDAGPPALHLTRARWFSTSSLLQTKWRGWNKASLSLDASEEHDGYSSAEDPLNSDPEEENGKKLCAGKYTVMADFEKGGAQELSAKSGDVLQLVKEGDDGQWFVRNLNTSKEGWIPAANLINLIGKSKSCQSLTSSEGSGSGNLSTSSSYSETYTSFSDIKP; encoded by the exons CTTGTCTTCAACAAGCGTGGGGTTCATCCTGGTCATTGATCGCCGACAAGATCGATGGGCAGCTGTAAAGGGGACCCTGCTTCGCATTGCA GGTGCCTTCCCAGGGAACCTCCAGCTGGTTCTGGTTCTGAGGCCCACGACCCTCCTGCAACGAACACTCTCTGACATCCTGTTCAAGTTCAACAAGGAGGAGTTCAAGATGAAGGTGCCG GTGATCATGCTGAGCTCCATAACTGAGCTGCACTCCTATATTGATCGCACTCAACTGACCCAGGAGCTTGGGGGAACACAGGAGTACTGCCATGAGAAGTGGATCTCTCACCGCACA GCTATTGAAGGCTTTGCACTGATGGTAAAGAAAACGGCACAGATcctgcagtcatttgggacTGAGCTGGCAGAGACTGAACTGCCAAATGAAATTCAGGCCACAACCATCCTTCTGAGCACGCACAccagcaagaaagaaaaaatgaag GAGGATATACTGGTCGCTCTGGGTCAGGGCAGCAGACTGTTGGAGAGCATCAACGAGCCTGTAGTGCGAGACCCCGACCACAACATGAACCAGGATGAACTGGAGAACCTGGCTACAGTTCAAAG ATTGCTGTCTCAGCTGGATGAGACGGAACGAGCTTTTGATGAGTTCTGGGTGAGGCATCAAACCAAACTAGAACAGTGTCTCCAACTGCGCCACTTTGAGCATAACTACAGAGAG GTGAGGGCTCTGCTGGATCAGGTGTCTGAGAAACTTGCAACCTTCTCCGAGGTTGGGATCAGTCCAGCCCATGCTGACCATATCTTTAGCGAACTCACGACCTATGAGGAGAAAGTCTGT GAGGTTCTGGACAGAGCTACAGCCTTGTCTCATGAGGGTGATGAGCTGATCCAAAAGTCACACTATGCTGAGGACTCCATTCAGCCCAAATGCAGTGAGCTTAGAACAATCAGTGAAACTGTGAACAGCAATCTGAGAGCCAAGAAGGACCATCTCCTCAAAGCCATGGAGCTCCACCACCGGCTGGAGCGG GCATCAAAGTGGGTTGATGATGGTATATACCTGCTGGCATCTCAGCCGGTAGACAAGTGTCAGTCACACGAGGGCGCGGAGTTGGCCCTGCAAGAGCTGGAACGTTACCTGGATAATGCAGGCGAGAATCAGCTGACAGACCTCAGCACCATCTGGAAAGACTATGAGGCAGTGCTGAATCAGCAGTTCAGG GACCAAGTGGAGAAAGTTTTCCAGAAGCAGGTCTCCATGCAGGAGATGTTTGACAAGAGGAGGGTCAGCCTCAAGAAGCTAGCAGCTAAACAAACCAGGCCCGTGCAGCCTGTAGCCCCGAGACCTGAAGCCTTCATCAAGTCCCCTCTCAGCTCACCAG CACGCAGAGCAAAGCAGGAGAAAAAATGCTCAGAGACAGATTTGGGCAACAACTGCGAAAAA GGAAACGGCCATCTGAAGAACGGAGACAGTGGCAGCAGACATGCCTCTctgtcagaggaggaggagaacctGGCAGTGCTCAGGCG ACATGTTATGAACGAGCTGCTGGAAACTGAGAGGGCTTATGTGGAAGAGCTGCTCTGCGTCTTACAG GGATATGCCTCTGAGATGGATAATCCAGCAATGTCTCACCTTATCCCTGCACCTTTGCAGAACAAAAAGGAGGTTCTGTTTGGCAACATGCCAGAAATTTACCACTTCCACAAAAG AACTTTCCTGAGGGAGTTGGAGCAGTACACAGACTGCCCAGAGCTGGTTGGAAGGTGCTTCCTAGAGAGG ATGACAGACCTGCAGATCTATGAGAAGTACTGTCACAACAAACCTCGCTCCGAGAGCCTGTGGAGGCAGTGCTCAGACTGCGCCTTCTTCCAG GAGTGCCAGAAAAAGCTGGAGCATAAACTGGGTTTAGATTCGTATCTCCTAAAGCCAGTTCAAAGGATTACCAAAtaccagctgctgctgaag GAAATGCTGAAGTACAGTAAGGGCTGTGAAGGGGCTGACGACCTGCAGGAGGCGCTGACCTCCATCGTAGGGATCCTGAAGGCTGTAAATGACTCCATGCACCTGATCGCCATTACAGGATATGAG GGTAATCTGAGTGAACTGGGTAAACTGCTTATGCAAGGATCATTTAGTGTGTGGACCGAGCACAAGAAAGGCCATGCCAAGGTTAAGGATCTGGCCCGTTTCAAGCCCATGCAGAGACACCTCTTCCTCCACGAGAAGGCCCTGCTCTTCTgcaagaggagagaggagaacgGGGAGGGTTATGAGAAAGCTCCTTCATACAGCTTCAAACAGTCTCTGAGT ATGAGTGCTGTGGGCATCACTGAGAATGCAAAAGGAGAcaacaaaaagtttgaaatttgGTGCAACTCTAGAGAAGAAGTCTATATTGTTCAG GCACCAACAGCTGAAGTGAAAACCACTTGGGTAAATGAGATCAGGAAGGTTCTGACGACCCAGCTGGAGGCATGCAGAG AAGCAAGCCAGCAGAGGGCACCAGAGCAGGCCGCCCATGTTCCACCTGTTCCCACTGGAAACATAAGTCTCAG CCCATTCAAGTCGAGCCAGAAGAGCAATAAAAAGGGAGAAGAGAAGAAAGCTGAGCCCTGCAGTCCTGATGTCAATTCCTCTTCTTCTGTAAAGCCTGCAGGAAAAG ATGAGGGTGTGACAAGCCCGACCTcagacagagctgctgtggcTAAAAAGCGCTTTACTTTACAGGGCTTCAGTAACCTCAAAGCTCAGAAAG GATCTCCCACCAGCCCAGATCACAAGACAAAACGCCAGAGTGATCCTACGCCATTTGGCTTCAAAG ATGCAGGTCCTCCAGCCCTCCACCTGACCAGAGCCAGGTGGTTCAGCACCTCTAGTCTCTTACAGACAAAGTGGAGAG GCTGGAACAAAGCCTCCCTGTCACTAGATGCCTCAGAGGAGCATGATGGCTATTCCAGTGCTGAGGATCCTCTTAACTCTGACCCAGAAGAGGAAAATGGCAAGAAACTG TGTGCTGGAAAATACACCGTGATGGCTGACTTTGAGAAGGGTGGTGCTCAAGAGCTCTCAGCGAAGAGCGGAGACGTACTGCAGCTGGTCAAGGAGGGGGATGACGGACAGTG GTTTGTGCGTAACTTAAACACATCTAAGGAGGGCTGGATTCCTGCTGCTAATCTTATCAACCTCATCGGAAAATCAAAGTCTTGTCAGTCTCTCACCAGCTCAG AAGGCAGTGGCTCTGGGAACCTCAGCACGTCATCCAGCTACAGCGAGACCTACACGAGCTTCTCTGACATCAAACCCTGA